CAGAGAGAACGGTGCTAACTCTTGCAACATTATGTCTGATTCCACTCTTGGTCCTGATTCCCCTGTCAGATCCTCCAGCAACAACGGGAGGTCTGGTTGGCTTGATGGGTTTAGTAGGAGGACCAGTGTCATCTCTGCTTCTGGTATTTTGGAATACTCTTACAGGTTAGTTAACCAATGTATGGATTAGACTTTGTGTTGTAAGAAGGGGATATATACTGTGTTGGAGTGTTAAGTTGGTTCTTGCGTTGAATCTTGATGGATTTATCTATGCATTCTTGgtcttatatattgtttttgaaCATATGTTCTTTTTGGTGGGTTGACTCAGGGATTTGCAGAAAGCGACGTGTAATTTCACGTCTTTGATAGGCCAAGGAGCGTTTGGACCTGTCTTCAAAGCTCAAATGTCCACCGGTGAGACCGTTGCTGTCAAAGTTCTCGCCACTGATTCTAAACAGGGCGAGAAAGAGTTTCAGACAGAGGTAATTACATATATAGCATCTCTATGAAATATGCTTTGATGATGATTCTCTATGACATCACAAGACGGGCTATTGTAGTAACTGGTGCATCTGTATTTCTTATTGTCATTCTTCAGTTTAATCCTAAACTTGATCACTTTCATTTTTGGATCAGGTAATGTTATTGGGAAGGTTGCATCACCGTAACCTAGTGAACTTGGTCGGCTATTGTGCAGAGAAAGGACAACACATGCTTATTTATGTCTACATGAGTAAAGGAAGCTTGGCTTCTCACTTATACAGTAAGCAACTTCTCTTCATAATATATTGTCAGTAAACGAATGCaatatattttgaacaaaaaaaaaaaaaacgaatgcaatatataaatatttgctttaataaaaatttgatagaCAGTATAATATGCTTTTTATACAGGTGAAAAACATGAACCCCTGAGCTGGGATCTGAGAGTATATATTGCTTTAGACGTGGCACGCGGTCTAGAGTATCTTCACGATGGGGTAAGCTTCTGATTTATGTTGAAAAACCATTCTGTTGTATCTCTTAAGAAACACAACTTGAAGAGCTATGTTTATATTCAACCTTTCTTTTTCCAGGCTGTTCCTCCTGTAATCCacagagatatcaaatcttCCAACATTTTGTTAGACCAATCCATGCGAGCTCGGGTAAATAAACTTCTTTTTAACCCATTTGAGATCTCGTTTCCTCAAGAAACCTTCATTCTGAGTGGCATTTTTAACTTCACAGGTGGCAGACTTTGGTCTGTCTAGAGAAGAGATGGTAGACAAGCATGCTGCTAACATAAGAGGAACGTTTGGTTATCTCGATCCAGAGTACATCTCCACAAGAACATTCACCAAGAAAAGCGATGTTTATGGTTTCGGGGTTTTGCTTTTCGAGCTTATAGCTGCAAGAAACCCCCAACAAGGTCTAATGGAATACGTTGAgctggtaaaaataaaaaccaacctGATCCTTTACATCTTTGAAGGATTCGATTTAAAAGACAACGTTTTGTTTTGATGGAAACATAGGCGGCGATGAATGGAGAGGAGAAGGTTGGGTGGGAAGAGATCGTGGACTCGAGATTAGATGGGAGATTTGATCTACAAGAAGTGAATGAAGTCGCGGCATTTGCTTATAAATGCATCTCTCGTGCACCGAGGAAACGTCCCAACATGAGGGACGTTGTGCAGGTTTTGACGCGTGTCATTAAGGTGAGACATTCGAGAAAACGTCAGAAGAAGTCTGCCTCGCCTTCTCCACTTGCTCCTACGGCGGAGTCTGGTGGTGAGCAGACTGGAAACAGATCAGTTCGGTCGGAAAATCATAGGAGAGATAACTCCTTGGACAGTACACTTGAAGAATATTGTTGAAACAAAATGtgttttttaagtttcttattattgtttttattgaattttttatttatttttgggtGGGTTTTAGGATGATTTGTAGATTTTATTAGGAGGAATACACTGATCTTGATGGCAATTGAATGTTGGTTAACAAGAGCTTGTCTATATCTTTATTTTGTGAAtgaaaaagtttatttttttgcttgttTCCACGTTTAGAAATGGGAAATTATGCAAGGAATACAACTATTTGATGTATTGGTTATGGATACATATTTTTTGTTCAGTTTTGGGTGTTTTGACTTtagaaaaaattgtattaatctcccatgtctttttttttttttttttttttttaatctcccATGTCTTGTTTCTGCTAAGGTTAGTAAGCAAGATCCTGTTACCACATACTTTTAAGTTTCCCACTCTGCATTTGTCTGTTAGTATAGTAGCTTTGAACCAAAAGAGATAATGTGTCAACATTACTCTGTTTGTATGTTGTGCTTTTTTATTTCAGCGTACGCGTTGGAAACGAAAAAAATGCAAACCATACAGTCTTCCTATTCTGCACAAAATGCAAGTCAAGTTTGGTGATACGGTCAAAGTTATATTTGGACGAGACAAGGGTAAAATGAGTCTGGCCAAATTCTTAAGGTCAGTACCACGAGAcatgactctctctctctctttcacttTTTCTTTGGCGAAATTTGAGTGATGATAATTGAAGATTGTGCAAAATGTACTACGTTTATTCTAGATCGAAGCACCGATCCACAGATCAAATGGGATGATGTATTCGAAAGAAAAAGAGGTTGTAAGCAGGGTAGGTCACAAGGTCTTTGAAGATGGAAAGAAGGTAATATATCTGATCAAAACTGGTGAACTTATCGACACCATTGAGAAGTAGAAGCAACTTAAGGAGGCAAAGGATAAAGAAACAACTCAAGTTGCAGTTGCCTTAGCCTCAGTTACAAAAAGAAAGTTGCAGTTGCCTCGCATCTTATCATCTTCCCTCCTCATGTTTTAAATCTCCCAAATAAACACATTTTTGCTTCCTAAAAGTCAGGTAAGAATGATACTTAAACATGTGCCTTATTCAAAAAGATTACAATCTTTACTAAGTATTTTACAAAGCAACCGAATATGCTTATAACAATCGAAGTTTTACAACAAACATTTGGACCATGGTAAGATGCTTTGGATATTCAGCTCACATTTGGGATCTTGTAATAGTGTAACTGGCCTAGAACATCGTTCCTAAGCCTTCGGAAATCAGCTCGATTCTAGGTTTTGGTACTTTCTTCCGCGTAGTCCGCTTCCACTTCACGTAGAATACAAGTAGATAGATGAGAAATATGAACGCAATCATCAGATACATCAATATGAATATTGTCATGTCCTGGTACACCAAAATTGTATATGAACAGAGGAGAGGCCCCATTATGAAGATATACCACCAAGTATATGTTCTGCCAACTGGTAAGAGTATGAATGTCAAGGCAATCGCCAAGAAAAAGGCCATGGTATTGAATCCCCATAGTAGCACGAtctttaatattgtttttacCGCATCAAAGTCCACATAATTGTAATCTTGCGCCCCATAATAGACTCCTGGCGGTTGTGCCGCCTCATACTTGTCATCTTGCGGTTGTGCCACAGTCTGATAAGTAGCTGTGATGATAAGGGCTGTTATTACAAGAAGAGAGTTCCTTGTTCCGTCTGACATGCGACTCCTGTAACGTGCCATTCCGGTAGAGCAATATTCACAGAAAGTGACAGGTTTGCTTAGGAAAAGAGACGTTGTCTTAACCCTGGATAGAGACATCCCACTCTTACCACCCGATTTCTGTATAGTGCTCTCCGTTTCTCTGTTCATGTGTGGTCCATTGACTCGCAAGGCATCAAGGGCTGTCATACCACTTTTGTTCTGGATGTTCCGGTTCAGTGGCATGCATTTTAAAAGCTGCTTTACTGCCTgtatatacacatttatattgACATTCAAAGATATGAGAGTGTGTGGATTTAATGTCTATCACTAATAGTTTAAGCTTATATACCAAATCAATATGGTAGTATGATTACTGTTAATTTTTAAGGATCTAAACAAGTGAGTTTAGTTTTCGTTATGGAGAGTTTGCACTCCAAAAAATGattaatctaaactattaaaactgaagtacacttAGATATGTTCCCTtagttttgcacaaaaattacaactAAATGTCACTAATCAAAACACAGTAGTTTTACATCTTTTCTAACCCATTAATTTCTTACTATTTTTTTCTATGCTAACCATGTCATTCGTTGGACTTGGTCCTTATTTATGGAAACTATGAATGTAACAATTACACACGTGGATAAGTGCTCATATCATATATAACGCATTATGAcgtttttcaaaataaatccAAGGTCTGGGATTATAGTATCCATTTTGTGGAATGCAGATTAATTGGtttaatttttcaataaaattcatTTTCGTAATTGCAACAATCTATTAAACGGTTTAGCATTGTTTGTTAAACGTTGCCTATGGAGTATAGTATCAGTTGATGGCTTACAGAGTAATTGGTTTAGCAATTGCTACTTTACACCTTATCAATGATCAAACCGGTTTATTAATTGCAAACGAATTGTTTTCACAACAAACTTGATGTACAATTCAAAATAATGGTATGTACTAaccattaaaaaaacaatttgtatACTGAGATAtctatctaaaatatttatgaaaatctaaatttaattaTGTTGATATCTAATTTAATCTAGATGAGTaggaagatatcccactttctatccagtaTATAAAAACTCAATATCTATATACCTACAACACACATATTTTTCGAGCttttaataacaataaaaatattttaaaatattatagattgtTCATAGAAATCTCTGGAATATTAAATACTTTACATATTTACACCTACAATCTAGCATATATATTTGACGTGATacactcatttttttttctttttggaacaCGATACACTCAGTTTTTATAAATTGCTTTATAAAATTTCTTTCCAGTTACTAACTTACAAAAAGATTCCAAGATATATAATCCCTACAATCAATGaaaaatctaattattaaatacaaatttaattagCACACTAAACACACCATCGTTCTTATATACagtgaaacttctataaattaataatgttgggacaaCACCAaacctatatttttttattaatttatagagattattaatttatcaagatactaattgaaccaaaaacttaatttaggactatgaaattatattaatttatgaagatattaatttataaattattaatttaaagaatttATACTGTATTCATCTCTTACCTTCTATTTTATTTGCATCCATAAGcaataaaaaaacttttgtttgtCAGGCAAATAGATTTTACCATTTTCTTCTTAGTTTTAGCATTTCCTTCAccataaatatttctttatattaggctacatgagaccaccttttTATCTCATTCAATAAGTTCTTTAACAATCTTTGTGTCTATAAaaaccaaacacacacacacacaagaaaattttataatctcTTCATTTATGTAATAGAAAAATGTCTAACCTCACAGAAAAGTGTATTTTCTACGGAGAACCAATCTCCTCTAAGTATATATACCATTTGAGAAATTAGAACCCATTATTGGATAAACCAAAACCCGAACCGAAGATTTTGTATAGACTTTTACCacagttttttatatattatactctTATTAGTGGACTTGGATGCAATGATCACCcaaattaggggtgggcactttaacCGATATCTAAAACCgcacccgaaccgaaatccgaaccgaagtagcaaaatacccaaacggatattaagttaggagagattggatatccgaatccgaatggataatacccgaacccgaatggatatccgaagataaccgaacgtatatatacttacccttatatttttagtttacatctctcattttatttaaaatatttattttgatgctATACATACTTCaagatcatataatatacatataattatagaaaaatgaTTCGCCACTCACTTAAAATATATGTCaagctttttgtttcatgtattaacaaaatttacctccaaattttaaaagtaatagtaaaactaatgtttatttatttttgaaatgttatttctaaatctattaatcatttaatctattaaaaatttaaaaataagttaagtaaaatcaatattttaaatataataaactttaaaaaatgaaaaattaaatttttttctttcaaaatctaaatatcggaacccgacccgaaataaccgaacccgaactaaaaatacccgaacccgacccaaaataCAGAAATATCCGAACAGGTATTATAGCTCTATACCGAAATATccgaaaattcaaaatatccgatccgaacccgaacgggtatccgaacgcccacccctaatccaaataatcaaacaaaacaacatcAAAATTAATCAATCCAATCAGAGACAAGGATACTAAACTCAAGTCATTTTAATCCTAAAACCAGTTTTAACAGAGCAAATTTTAAATGGGTTTCAGTAGATAATTATGAATGTTCTTTTACAATCTAAATAAACCTAAAATCAATGTTGTTCAACAAAGCTAGGATAGAATCATACTCCCTCTATTCCTAAAAGATAGATGTTctagagaaaaaaattgtttcaaaaagatagatgttttatattttcaatacaatttttgtcaactaataatgaaaaattgtgaagttcaaaaacattaattgtaaTTCGTAAAATCCTATTGGTTTAAaagtataataaatataaaattacagaaaacgATGCATTTataactaagttttaatatgttttacccgaaaattgtgaaaattctaaaacatctatctttttgaaacagagggaatatatataaattaaacaaacccgcacgggcgtgcgggtcaaaatctagttttatgtTTAACAATGATTACAGATCAATCACTTAAATAATACTTAACAAAAATTCTATgcaattacctaatatgattaaatatatattgcaATTAATggttttgaataataaatatttggtaacaatttaatatcattcatttattttttaaaatttaatattatttaaataaattaaaaatcatattcaccatataataaaagtttaatttttcttgtatatattatattttgaatttgtaaaaacaactttaaattactaaaaaattaaaaagtctcatatttaaaatttgtgataaatggtttaaattttttgttataacaaaatacaaaatgatcataaaactatatgaatagaaaatttcatttaatagttattcatattaaatgtatatattttagtactgtttaacttaaattttataccatataaaatagatattttagttttaaaattttcattgaaCAAGTAttgaaaacttaatattttaatttttaaatttgtattgaCTTTTAATACGattataaattacataaattattaaagtccacattaaagtttttgtttcggcagttcaaaatttttgttttaaaaaatataaatgattatcATATGAGTATGAAGTCTTATTTAAtagataacaatattaaattgtactatatatgtattgtaatatcatttaaatttaattatatactatataaaataggtagatataattgttttgatttatttatcataaaaattataaataaaaagtgtgactatttttatatatgtgttcatgccaatataattatatatttaatagttaatttctttttaattattcaatattatatatattattttataatatgaaaaatacaaaataaataataatatacgtaaaaaaaaattcattccGCGCAAGATGCAGATCTTAACCTAGTATTTACATAAACAAACTTATTTAACTTCTTGTTAACATGATTACAGTaaatcactaaaaatattttctgcTCTTTTTCTATAATAACAACTTAGATGATATAatcaattaattataattacATCCTAGTTTTATTCTTTGTATGTATCTACAtgttcatgttcttttttttacatatcccactactttattttttcttcatctttaTATGACTATTTTGTCTGTTCTTTTGTTATTGCTTAGTCTACCAATTTAAAAGAAACTATGTATATAAAAGACCTTTTtgaacaaatatttatttaagacTTTGTATGTTGCagtttaatatttgtaaaataaacataaaatggtaataaaatattttctatatttttatcaaaacttTATTTCAAAATTGATTACTTATATATTAGTGTGTCATAATAAAATACTGTTAcaaactatttattatttttattttgtttactgCATCAAAAAGTTTAGACACGGCCCTGGAAAAGAGTTCAGGAAAGGTAAGAACATGCCTGGTGGTTATTCTTATATGCCGCTAAGTGCAAGGCCGTGTTGCCTTCACGATCACGCTTGTTCAGCACTTGAATCTCGGTGGTTGAAGCATCACTTTTGCGAATTCTTTGCATCCACCCTCTGAGAACTTTGAGCTCTTCGTATCTATTATTTATAACCGCGATGTGTAAAGCTGTTTCTCCATTTACATTTGCATCTCTGATACATTCAGGACATGCCAAGAGAAACTCTGTAAGAAGATCCACGTCCCCACTTTCTGCCACAAGATGCAATGGCGTCATACCTGTTCTTATGAgatataactaattaaaatacttGAGTACTTCattaattgataaataaataattttatgttatatgtttgagaattttttttggtaggatCATCTGCAATGATACATCAAATTGAGAGAAACATTAAAAATGAAGGAAATCTCTCTTAATGGTACATGGGGGAAGAGATTAGAATATGAATAATGTTACATTATATCTGAGACAGTACTATTCACAAATTCAATTTGCATAATAATTCCTAATATTTTGACAAAACTTCAGTTTATGcataaaaattctataaaaccattacagttttttatttaatatgaaaatttaaaaaataattataaataataagataattaaaTAGTTGAGTATAAAATTTCTAATTCAATaatgatattatatatgtatatatatatatataacaataacaTTAAGAACACATAACTattagcaaaaataaaaatacgcaaaaaaactattattttgtatgtgaataattttagtattttactaatgtaataaatattttatttcaataaagttaaagtttaggcaaaaattaaaattttaaaataagtgagtattaattttaaatcttatcaAGTAAAGagtgttaaaaataatattacaaataaataaacaagtagctgaaaaataaataatattaggAATTGAGAGAAAATATGATGGAAACCATTATAGTAAAACTTGAACTTATTTCGAAGGAAAAATGATGGAAActattggagatggtctaaagTCTAACCTAATAAAAACAAACTCAAGAGAACAAACAAGAATTAAGATTTTGATCAGTAAATACCTCCTCTACCACGAGTACGAACAAGACTGGGATCAAACTTGACTAGCTCTAGTGCTAATTCAACTTGTTGGTGTTCGACGGCAAGATGTAATGGAGTAAACCCATCTGCGTTTAGCTTCTTGGCAAAAGATGGCTTTAGAATCATCAGTTCCATCGCCAAATCTATCTTGCCAGTTGATGAAGCTTCATGGAGAGGTGTGTGCATGAAAGGTAAAATATCGACGTTCTGAAGAATACATGGGTCCTTTTGAATAAGAGAATATAAAGCATTGACGCT
This genomic stretch from Raphanus sativus cultivar WK10039 unplaced genomic scaffold, ASM80110v3 Scaffold1870, whole genome shotgun sequence harbors:
- the LOC108844425 gene encoding calcium/calmodulin-regulated receptor-like kinase 1 produces the protein MEGESFGLIVGISLGVVIGVLLAVSAFFCFRYHRKTSSQIVNSGGGSSSRRSATLPIRENGANSCNIMSDSTLGPDSPVRSSSNNGRSGWLDGFSRRTSVISASGILEYSYRDLQKATCNFTSLIGQGAFGPVFKAQMSTGETVAVKVLATDSKQGEKEFQTEVMLLGRLHHRNLVNLVGYCAEKGQHMLIYVYMSKGSLASHLYSEKHEPLSWDLRVYIALDVARGLEYLHDGAVPPVIHRDIKSSNILLDQSMRARVADFGLSREEMVDKHAANIRGTFGYLDPEYISTRTFTKKSDVYGFGVLLFELIAARNPQQGLMEYVELAAMNGEEKVGWEEIVDSRLDGRFDLQEVNEVAAFAYKCISRAPRKRPNMRDVVQVLTRVIKVRHSRKRQKKSASPSPLAPTAESGGEQTGNRSVRSENHRRDNSLDSTLEEYC
- the LOC108846577 gene encoding ankyrin repeat-containing protein BDA1-like; translated protein: MDPRLLWVAQSGSVNALYSLIQKDPCILQNVDILPFMHTPLHEASSTGKIDLAMELMILKPSFAKKLNADGFTPLHLAVEHQQVELALELVKFDPSLVRTRGRGGMTPLHLVAESGDVDLLTEFLLACPECIRDANVNGETALHIAVINNRYEELKVLRGWMQRIRKSDASTTEIQVLNKRDREGNTALHLAAYKNNHQALKQLLKCMPLNRNIQNKSGMTALDALRVNGPHMNRETESTIQKSGGKSGMSLSRVKTTSLFLSKPVTFCEYCSTGMARYRSRMSDGTRNSLLVITALIITATYQTVAQPQDDKYEAAQPPGVYYGAQDYNYVDFDAVKTILKIVLLWGFNTMAFFLAIALTFILLPVGRTYTWWYIFIMGPLLCSYTILVYQDMTIFILMYLMIAFIFLIYLLVFYVKWKRTTRKKVPKPRIELISEGLGTMF